The genomic interval GTCCGGCGCACCCATGTGGAAAAACTCAAATGGCCCAAATCACTGGCGGATACTTTTTTAGGAAAAAGTGCGAATCGCCTTTCCTGAAGGCGAAGTCAAAGGATATCAAACTTTACAGTCAGTACTCACAAATGATCCCAAAGACAGGCATGTGCTCGCCGCCGCGATCAAGGGACAGTGCCCCCTGATCCTTACGTTTAATGTGAAATATTTTTCCAAGGAATCCACGTCCCCTTGGTTAATTGATGTCTGCCACCCCCAAGACTACCTTCTGATTTTATATGAAATGGACCCCAAACACATAATGGGATGTCTAGGGGGGATTGCTGGAAGGAAAAAGACTAAAATCGAGGACATTCTCCTTCATCGAGGAAAATCTTTACCTCTCTTCTCATCAAAAGTCCTCGATGATTTGGGTGCAGATTGATGACATCTTAAACTCTCGCATTGAACACGGTCACGAGAACTTCATTTTAAATTCAAAGTGTCTTGAGGACTTCCAGCACATCCTGCGCCTGTTTTTTCGTGGAGGCTTTGCGGTCGAGCCAGATGATTTTGCCGTCTTGGATGAGGAAGGCTTGGCGGGCGGGGATCCCTAATAATGTGGGTACGCCAAAGGCATCGATGACCTTTCCTTCCTTGTCTGCTAGGAGGGTAAAGGGAAGCTTATATTTTTCTTGAAAACCCTTTTGAGCCTCCACTGTGTCCGCACTGACTCCGATGACGGCGACCCCTTTTTGACTTAGAATCTCAAATCCGTCCCTCAAACTACAAGCTTGAGCCGTGCAGCCTGGAGTGTCGGCTTTTGGATAAAAATAAACTAGGGTCAAGCCTTTTGCATATACCTCGCCGAGATCCACTGTATTACCATCCTGATCGAGTGAATCCAGAATAGGAGCTGGGTCCCCGACCTTGAGTTCCGTCCCGTGCAAATGTCCCCCCAGAAAAAAGCTCAATAATCCCATTGCGATAAATCCTTTTTGAAATATTGTATTCATCAGTAAGAATAACTAGTGTCATTTTAACCTGATTTTCATTTTTTCGCCATCCAAAAGAAAGGTTCTTTCCTTTATGAATGACATGGTGCTCCTCACTCAATTCAATTCGCTCGACGATGCATTCATGGCCCGGGCCATGCTTGATTCCGCAGGGATAGAGGCTTTTATTCCCGATGAATACACCCTGCAAAATAGCTGGGTCTGGATTACAGCTTACCAAGGGGTGCGCCTGATGGTCCCTGAGGATTGCCTCGACGAATCACGGGAAATTCTGAAAATCTCCAAAGAAAACGATTCCCCTTACCTCAGAGGTTTCACCTGTCCTACATGTGACAGTGATCATGTCATTAATGCCACACTCAAGAGGAAAGCCCTCGCCGCGATTATCGCCATCCTCAATATTCCCTTGCCATTCAGCCGCAAAAAATACGAATGTACTGCTTGCGGGCACAAATGGAAATGATGACACGGGTAACAACTTTCCGAGAGGGTTTCACCAGCTCATCAGCGATATCGACATTTGTTTTCCTATGAGTACCCATACCACATGACACCCTCTGATTCAGTAAAAAAGCCGTCATCAAACGATGACGGCTCTATGGAAAACCAGATTAGTTAGAAGGCGCGACTATTCGGCAGGGGTCCCTGTTGCTTTTAAGGAGGCCAAACGTGATTCACGCTCCTTCAGCTCGTAGTGGAATTGATCCGCGTGTGGAGCCGGGCCAGTGACTTTCGTACGACCCCAGAAGT from Verrucomicrobiota bacterium carries:
- a CDS encoding PIN domain-containing protein — protein: MRIAFPEGEVKGYQTLQSVLTNDPKDRHVLAAAIKGQCPLILTFNVKYFSKESTSPWLIDVCHPQDYLLILYEMDPKHIMGCLGGIAGRKKTKIEDILLHRGKSLPLFSSKVLDDLGAD
- a CDS encoding peroxiredoxin, with the protein product MNTIFQKGFIAMGLLSFFLGGHLHGTELKVGDPAPILDSLDQDGNTVDLGEVYAKGLTLVYFYPKADTPGCTAQACSLRDGFEILSQKGVAVIGVSADTVEAQKGFQEKYKLPFTLLADKEGKVIDAFGVPTLLGIPARQAFLIQDGKIIWLDRKASTKKQAQDVLEVLKTL
- a CDS encoding DUF2007 domain-containing protein, with product MNDMVLLTQFNSLDDAFMARAMLDSAGIEAFIPDEYTLQNSWVWITAYQGVRLMVPEDCLDESREILKISKENDSPYLRGFTCPTCDSDHVINATLKRKALAAIIAILNIPLPFSRKKYECTACGHKWK